One window of the Babesia microti strain RI chromosome IV, complete genome genome contains the following:
- a CDS encoding hypothetical protein (overlaps_old_locusTagID:BBM_III08520), which yields MVERLIARSLSIDSIETQILRFFSGDIGLQTVLLEFQKGPRAFVICLDIINKHCKEFSSKSLPLILFCSQTLVECDHIYSLCRLVSDGQAQDLDKSDATKLDTEREETIEKLERVINLLEQLNKVNPQIFPSLRFLLCAWLRLKLFDNWSKGITFEIIQFVGTFQSNRQFQIELLAILAQEICNDKFILSIARRNELAKNCISQAPMVFKFLGVKDSSIGSVYSDWIQLHVKYLDSIVDEEQCELPSDVDLMVKLSLSTLISLNLIDKLFEQSPLPIHTITNLIVLCPLDNHTALQDDCDMINPLVNEILTLIICNLSKLYKIQSPLFKTTSPILLSLSYEQLPYLIEHQFSEDIDNILDGTIRILSNGDYPTRDVMVNFWINLKRNINTQNGWEKLADYLQKIVIVFYEMPLYETEKYDFAELCSFRESASMLLFEIADAIGHQFIFDIVECRLQVLVETINLKEQITVSFSEIESIFFILSAISSNAEMGKDTCIPTALALLNKLKYPTQGSLSLLLSISIGRLILWTAEYSGKKTDLFNCLFMLIIGTLLPSILRIKNNSASKGMYYYLLGENILIDAMLALSRTSRKIVSEDTQEVKKYLICIYQIIKNVQFSIENRIKAVNAAGAIISYMPIAEMKTLFSDLIENLSNNIKSVSNPTDYIQLYLMAMQSVCPIPDCIESEVAILKIVEKHVSVMELLFTSSNEDIIERLSQVLVVVNRISRNHSEASPLFLWTLKLLSVSFRCSHPSHPYSALRSILINVNDCSVENWASISNSLLPSLAMLKDSIVSCCVGDKDRNLLQQQMSDLTMDFNTSQLLSAPDSVGLCVDCLNVALNRHEIANFLLDKSKFIIFLESLLIILPYIVHPKVLHACMILIKLVASIDMNEASGNDYSDSAVIGTSVYAKKIRLLNIISQRCNESSDEIHTITFKIVTAILSTVISGTCGVETWIDVAAETILALMCDGKTADEAKNAIDSFFEMISEPSINVTIKNDYCNKLKVPNTLFQALLQLEGWKLWKKC from the exons ATGGTAGAAAGGTTAATTGCAAGATCTCTGAGTATTGACAGTATTGAAACGCAAATTTTAAGGTTTTTCTCAGGGGATATAGGGTTACAAACTGTGTTACTGGAGTTTCAAAAGGGTCCTCGTGCTTTTGTCATATGCCTAGACATAATCAACAAGCATTGTAAAGAATTTTCCAGTAAATCACTCCCACTAATCCTATTTTGCTCCCAAACTTTGGTAGAATGTGATCATATTTACTCGCTCTGCAGATTAGTTTCGGATGGCCAAGCACAAGATTTGGATAAGAGTGATGCCACTAAGCTGGATACGGAAAGGGAAGAAACAATTGAGAAGTTGGAAAGggtgataaatttgttggaaCAGCTAAATAAGGTTAATCCTCAGATTTTTCCATCATTGCGATTTTTGTTGTGTGCCTGGCTTAGacttaaattgtttgacaATTGGTCCAAGGGGATtacatttgaaattatacaatttgtggGTACTTTCCAATCAAACCGTCAGtttcaaattgaattacTTGCCATTTTGGCCCAAGAGATATGCAATGACAA GTTCATACTGAGTATTGCTCGGCGTAATGAACTGGCAAAGAATTGTATATCTCAGGCCCCGATGgtttttaaatttttaggGGTAAAAGATTCATCGATTGGCTCGGTCTATTCTGATTGGATCCAATTGCATGTTAAATATCTGGACAGTATTGTGGATGAGGAACAATGTGAATTACCTAGTGATGTTGATTTAATGgttaaattatcactttCAACACTTATATCGTTAAATTTGATCGATAAACTGTTTGAACAATCGCCATTGCCTATTCATACAATTACCAACCTGATTGTCTTATGCCCATTAGATAACCACACTGCTTTACAAGATGATTGTGACATGATCAATCCGCTAGTTAACGAGATACTCACCCTCATAATTTGCAACCTGTCCAAATTGTACAAGATACAATCGCCCTTATTTAAAACAACCTCGCCTATACTACTTTCGCTCTCATATGAACAATTGCCATATTTAATAGAACATCAGTTTAGCGAAGACATAGACAATATTTTGGACGGCACAATACGCATTTTATCGAATGGTGATTATCCCACTAGGGATGTTATGGTTAACTTTTGGATTAATCTTAAGCGCAATATAAATACACAGAATGGATGGGAAAAATTGGCGgattatttgcaaaagaTAGTTATTGTTTTTTATGAAATGCCATTGTATGAAACCGAGAAATATGATTTTGCCGAGCTTTGCTCATTTCGTGAAAGCGCTTCAATGcttttatttgaaatagCAGACGCTATTGGTCACCAATTCATATTTGATATTGTGGAATGTAGGCTACAGGTATTAGTTGAAacgataaatttaaaagaACAGATCACAGTGTCTTTTAGTGAAATTGAGTCTATCTTTTTCATACTGAGTGCAATATCCAGCAATGCAGAGATGGGTAAGGATACTTGTATACCTACGGCGCTGGCActattgaataaattaaagtACCCAACACAAGGATCGTTGTCACTGTTATTGTCAATTTCAATTGGCCGGTTGATATTGTGGACCGCAGAGTATAGCGGCAAAAAGACCGATTTATTTAACTGTTTATTCATGTTAATCATCGGAACTTTATTGCCATCGATATTGagaatcaaaaataattctgCTAGTAAAGGTATGTATT ATTATTTGCTAGGTGAAAACATATTAATTGATGCTATGCTCGCACTATCGCGTACCTCAAGGAAAATAGTATCAGAAGATACTCAGGAGgtcaaaaaatatctaatttgcatatatcaaatcattaaaaacGTACAATTCTCCATTGAAAATCGTATCAAAGCTGTTAACGCCGCCGGGGCTATTATCTCTTACATGCCTATCGCGGAAATGAAAACTTTATTCTCAGATCTAATAGAAAATTTGTCTAACAATATTAAGAGTGTTAGCAATCCCACTGACtacatacaattatatctaaTGGCCATGCAATCTGTCTGCCCAATTCCTGATTGCATAGAATCTGAGGTGGCCATTCTTAAGATTGTAGAGAAGCATGTAAGCGTAATGGAGCTGTTATTTACGAGTTCAAATGAGGATATTATTGAACGTTTATCTCAAGTATTAGTTGTTGTCAACCGAATTTCAAGGAACCATAGCGAAGCTTCCCCCCTTTTCCTTTGGACACTAAAGCTCCTCAGCGTATCATTCAGGTGCTCACATCCATCTCATCCATACTCAGCTCTCAGATCTATTTTAATCAACGTCAATGATTGTTCAGTTGAAAACTGGGCCAGTATCAGTAACTCATTGTTGCCTTCACTAGCAATGCTTAAAGATTCAATTGTATCATGCTGCGTGGGTGACAAGGATAGGAATTTGTTGCAGCAACAAATGAGCGATTTGACTATGGATTTCAACACTTCACAATTGCTTAGTGCCCCTGATAGCGTGGGATTGTGCGTGGATTGTCTTAATGTAGCTCTTAATCGCCATGAAATTGCAAACTTTCTATTGGATAAATCgaaatttataattttccTAGAATctttattgataattctCCCTTACATCGTACACCCTAAAGTGTTACATGCATGCATGATATTGATCAAGTTGGTGGCTTCAATTGACATGAATGAAGCGAGTGGTAATGATTATTCGGATAGTGCCGTAATAGGCACTAGTGTATACGCAAAGAAAATAAGGTTGCTAAACATCATATCCCAACGTTGCAACGAATCAAGTGATGAAATACATACTATTAccttcaaaattgttacaGCAATATTGTCAACCGTAATCAGTGGTACATGCGGGGTGGAGACCTGGATAGACGTGGCAGCTGAGACTATTTTGGCACTTATGTGCGATGGAAAAACTGCTGATGAGGCAAAAAATGCCATTGATTCTTTCTTTGAAATGATTTCCGAACCATCAATTAatgtaacaattaaaaatgattactgtaataaattgaagGTGCCAAATACTCTATTCCAAGCGCTGCTTCAATTGGAAGGATGGAAGTTGTGGAAGAAgtgttaa
- a CDS encoding Archease protein family (MTH1598/TM1083) (overlaps_old_locusTagID:BBM_III08525): protein MTKSNYRYIDHPSDVVIEASGKTLNEALAHAATAMFNYMCDLESIDGNLYREIFIDKLEDPRELLYTFMDECLYLYGSEYFIAKHITVNTFGNQLKTSLIGDIFDKDKHIPGREVKAITKHGISVEITDELYTLMILVDI from the coding sequence ATGACAAAATCAAACTATAGATACATAGATCACCCTTCTGATGTTGTCATTGAGGCCAGTGGCAAAACGCTTAACGAAGCACTGGCCCATGCTGCAACTGCcatgtttaattatatgtgtGACCTTGAAAGCATTGatggtaatttatatagggAAATTTTCatagataaattggaaGATCCAAGGGaactattatatacatttatggACGAATGTTTGTACTTGTATGGCAGTGAATATTTTATCGCTAAACATATAACCGTAAATACTTTTGGTAATCAACTTAAAACATCTTTAATAGGCgacatttttgataaagATAAGCACATTCCAGGAAGGGAGGTCAAGGCTATCACTAAACATGGAATAAGTGTTGAAATAACAGATGAATTGTATACTTTGATGATTCTGGTGGATATTTga
- a CDS encoding hypothetical protein (overlaps_old_locusTagID:BBM_III08530), with protein MAFRNKLPTLTLLIISLLSLFATTTSVKFITFDLDKFSLDSKLFSEINDTADCEKYLELTPQEGTQFGDILIGEKRIVRPSTVSNRRVMVCLAGQQIDQVYIKSIRILDDSDREEKVYIYTRTQ; from the exons ATGGCCTttagaaataaattaccaacTCTaacattgttaattatatcactaTTGTCATTATTTGCTACCACCACGAGTGTCAAGTTTATAACATTCGATCTAGACAAATTTAGTCTGGATTCCAAACTATTTTCGGAAATAAACGACACTGCTGATTGcgaaaaatatttagagCTGACACCGCAGGAAG GCACCCAATTTGGTGATATTTTGATTGGAGAAAAACGGATTGTCAGGCCAAGCACAGTAAGTAATAGGCGGGTTATGGTCTGTCTAGCTGGGCAACAGATAGACCAAGTTTACATTAAATCCATACGAATTTTAGACGATTCGGATAGGGAAGAGAaggtatatatttacacGCGCACTCAATAA
- a CDS encoding apicoplast ribosomal protein L15 precursor, putative (overlaps_old_locusTagID:BBM_III08535): MRYVIKQIIFISQLTSVCIAINCVNGCILSPAFFKNPNVITIPKEYKTVYPSEIEEVENIIKIHDLGIGYDKIGRAHPLYKFLQAERKRIIKLDFEQRNRNYYAELRKYAELIHSVKNGTFQSVFNKEQIEAYKELFDKMSEACQSIYEEMDEIMSNNELSMEEKTDMLAELRLDAEAIHADVFERNKSKLERTGALSVVESIIPKEICLWDTRQRDPRRAFFDLPPNAKVEGDVVWDFNTLGGNRVKGERFWKLHELPKFGLKKRKRLGRGHGSGHGGSSGRGCKGQKHRRGRYLRKGFTGGQSPLYRQLPKYAGRPVGKGHRYNRLKYQLINIDLLNGMPEGSIVDWNILEHKVGGLGRYKFKHPIKVVGGKKKFIDGKAVKSPGLTVKNLIVKAHAFSKPVAREIIANGGKCLLLRPKTLDIVEEEYDPRAPLPYRFMFSGKPSRREIYRRNLLAKLRAQDALEAKEAESMTAYANL, from the exons ATGCGATATgtaattaaacaaattatatttatatcgcAACTAACAAGTGTTTGTATCGCAATTAACTGTGTAAATGGTTGTATTTTGTCTCCGGCATTCTTCAAAAATCCCAATGTAATAACGATCCCGAAGGAATACAAAACCGTTTATCCCTCCGAAATAGAAGAGgttgaaaatataataaaaatccaTGATCTTGGCATAg gCTACGATAAAATTGGTCGAGCCCATCCACTGTACAAATTCCTACAAGCAGAGCGCAAACGTATAATCAAGTTGGATTTTGAACAGAGGAACCGCAATTACTACGCAGAACTTAGGAAGTATGCTGAATTAATCCACTCTGTCAAG AATGGAACATTTCAGTCTGTGTTTAACAAGGAACAAATTGAAGCCTATAAAGAGTTATTTGACAA GATGAGCGAAGCTTGCCAAAGTATATATGAGGAAATGGATGAAATTATGTCAAATAATGAACTATCAATGGAGGAAAAAACTGATATGCTTGCAGAATTGAGACTTGATGCCGAGGCTATACATGCCGATGTTTTTGAGCGTAACAAAAGCAAACTGGAAAGGACCGGGGCATTATCCGTTGTGGAATCGATTATACCAAAGGAAATATGCTTGTGGGACACAAGACAACGCGATCCTAGAAGGGCTTTTTTTGACCTACCACCAAATGCAAAAGTTGAAGGAGATGTTGTTTGGGAT TTCAATACACTGGGTGGAAATAGGGTTAAAGGCGAAAGATTTTGGAAATTACATGAATTGCCGAAATTTGGGTTGAAAAAGCGGAAGAGATTGGGTAGGGGTCATGGGTCAGGTCATGGTGGGAGTTCTGGCAGAGGTTGCAAAGGCCAAAAACATAGGAGGGGGAGATACTTGAGGAAAG GATTCACTGGTGGTCAATCGCCTTTGTACCGCcaattgccaaaatatGCTGGCCGTCCTGTCGGTAAAGGGCACCGTTATAATCGCTTAAAATATCAGTTGATAAACATTGATCTGCTAAATGGAATGCCTGAGGGTAGCATTGTGGATTGGAACATTTTGGAGCACAAAGTGGGTGGATTGGGGAGGTATAAATTCAAACATCCCATAAAA GTTGTTGGAGGGAAGAAAAAGTTTATTGATGGGAAAGCAGTTAAGTCTCCGGGGCTAACCGTAAAAAACTTGATAGTAAAG GCCCACGCGTTTTCTAAACCTGTTGCTAGGGAGATTATCGCAAATGGAGGTAAATGCTTGTTGCTAAGGCCCAAAACATTGGATATTGTGGAGGAAGAGTATGACCCAAGGGCGCCGCTGCCCTATCGATTTATGTTTTCTGGAAAGCCTTCAAGGCGTGAAATTTATCGCAGGAATCTGCTAGCAAAATTAAGAGCCCAAGATGCCCTTGAAGCTAAAGAGGCTGAGAGTATGACTGCTTATGCTAATttataa
- a CDS encoding large subunit ribosomal protein L17 (overlaps_old_locusTagID:BBM_III08540), translated as MVMRRLWLIITLLSQFFVEYCHGSNFITKSLFITPNSVKFYSDNVPKIYALLKTREKLGRPHSARKALLRALSTQVLRHGRIITTVSKAKMAQRKVDRMITYAKKADKNHARKLLQGYLYDRELIENMLEQVPTRYAERHGGYTRVKILHTKRTGDNARMALLELLEY; from the exons ATGGTTATGCGCAGATTATGGTTAATTATTACCCTTTTGTCCCAATTTTTTGTAGAATATTGTCATGGTAGCAATTTTATAACCAAATCATTATTCATCACTCCTAAtagtgtaaaattttatagtGATAACGTCCCAAAAATTTACGCATTGCTTAAGACTAGGGAAAAACTTGGAAGGCCTCATTCTGCAAGGAAAGCTTTATTACGTGCACTGTCTACACAAGTTTTAAGACATGGGCGGATAATTACAACGGTTAGCAAGGCAAAAATGGCTCAACGGAAGGTGGATCGCATGATTACATATGCCAAGAAGG CTGACAAGAACCATGCGAGAAAATTGCTCCAGGGTTACCTATACGATAGGGAATTAATCGAAAACATGCTTGAACAAGTGCCAACCAGGTATGCAGAAAGGCATGGCGGTTACACCCGAGTTAAAATACTTCACACCAAGAGAACAGGTGATAATGCTAGGATGGCCCTGCTCGAGCTATTggaatattg